The uncultured Bacteroides sp. DNA segment AAGAGACCATAAGAAGTGCAAACAAAGAGTTGGCAAGGGTAAAAAAGACAGGCAATGAGATGCGTTATGTTCACGGAAAGGTGCTTGATAGCTCAGGAGAAGCACTACCTGGCGCTAGTATTATCACAACGGATAAAAAGCAAGGTATAATCAGTGATAATAACGGATGTTTCTCTTTACAGATTCCCGCAAATGAAAATTTAACATTGAATGTATCGTATCTCGGAATGGAAGAACTGAAAATATCGGTAAAACAGGGAGCTGCAGATATTCAGCTAAAGAATATAGTGATGAAGGAAGATAATTCAATGATTGATGAAGTGGTCGTTACCGGATATCAACAAATAGACCGCCGCAATTTAACCAGCTCTGTTACATCAGTAAAGATGAAAGATCTGATGATGCCGGGAATTTCCAGTCTGGATAAAATGTTGCAAGGACGAATACCTGATTTGATAGTAACCAATAGCAGCAGTGAGATAAATTCCGTTCCCAAAATTCGTATTCGGGGTACCTCTACTTTGATTGGGAATCGTGAACCATTATGGGTTGTCGATGGAGTAATTGTTAATGATCCAATCAATCTATCTGCTGATATCATGAATGATCCCGATTATATCAATCGAATTGGAAATGCTATCTCAGGATTAAATCCCCAAGATATAGAACGTATTGATGTACTTAAAGATGCAGCAGCAACAGCGTTGTATGGCACGAGAGCTGCAAATGGAATTATAGTAGTCACAACAAAAAAAGGGCGTATTGGAAAAACTATTGTAGCATATAACTTCAACAGTTCATACCGACGTCATCCACGCTACACTGACCATAAAATTAATTTAATGAATTCAAAGGAGCGTGTAGAAATATCACGCGACTTAGTGAATGATCATTATAAGTATCCCGCTAACATGACGATAATTGGCTATGAAGATGCTGTCAGCAAATTCTATAACGGAAGTTACACCGAAGAAGAATTTAACTCTCAGGTTGCCAAACTAGAAACACAAAATACAGATTGGTTCAAATTACTGACACATGACTCTTTTTCCTCCGACCACTCGGTAAACGTGTCAGGAGGTACAGATAAATTTCGCTACTACACATCGTTAGGATACACCAATAATGACGATGTGATTAATAACAATAATAATAGGCGATATACCGCTGCCACTAAACTTGATTTTAACTTGGGAGAACGTCTTCAGGCATCTCTAAATATCAACATATACAATGAGCAGAAGAAATATAATCAGTCAACAATCTCGCCTATTGACTATGCATACAATACAAGCAGAGTAATCCCTGCATATAATGATAATAGCTTCTATTATTACAAGAAAGTGACGGAAACATCTAGTGGCCCTATGAACTTTAACATTTTAAATGAACTGGAAAACAGTTACATGAAACAGAAAATGTCTGGATCAACAGCCACTCTAAACCTCCGATATTACGTAGCAAACTGGTTAAACTTAAGTAGCATATTATCTTATTCCAGTTCCAATACAAACATTGAAGGATATTGGGGCGAAAACACATGGTATGCAGCCGGATTGCGTGGCACAGAATACGGAACCTTGGCAACAGACGAAAGTAGAATGCCTTTAGGTGGTGAATTATCTGAAAACACAGTAAGCAGTGACAGTTATACTGCCAGAGTACAAGCAAACATCAATAAATACTTCGGAACAGATGGTCAACATAATCTGAATATAGCAATCGGAACAGAAGCAAGCTCAAACTTATACAAAGGTTTTTCTGATACAAATCGAGGATATTATCTCGATAGAGGAAAGAAGTTTGTAAAATCGATACCCACTAATTATACAGCATATTATCAATGGTTAGCCGAAAGTATGCCAACAATCACTGACAATAAAAGTAATCTATTATCAGCCTACATGACAGCATCTTATAGCTACAAAGAGCTGTTTACCATCAACGCAAATACCCGTTATGACGGATCAAACAAATTTGGTAGTAGAAGCAATGAGAAATTACTTCCGGTATGGTCCACTTCAGGATTACTTAACTTAAAAGAAATGACAAAGCTACATGCAGACTGGTTAGACGCTATCAATCTGAAAGCTTCTTATGGAGAGCAAGGCAATATGATTGATAATCAAACCCCTGTTATGACTTTAAAGAAAGGGACACTAGACAGTTATTATAACGAAATGATTTCTACTGTGAACACTTTTGCAAATCCGGATCTTAAATGGGAAAAAACACATTCTTTCAATACCGGGCTTGAAACAAGCTTATTCAACAGTAGGCTCATGTTATCGTTTGAATATTATTATAAGAAGACAACAGATGCCTTCATGAATAAACCTATTTCAGACATTAATGGCTTTACCTCTTACATTGTCAATTCGGGAAACCTCATCAACAAAGGATATAACGTATCCTTTACCGCAATCCCTATAAGAAGTAGAGATCTGAATTGGATGGTATCGGGTTCATTATCCAAAGTGATGAATAAGATAGAAACAGCCCCTGGAAAAGATGTATATGAACTTAGTAATTTTCTGGATGGCACTGCCGTCGTTAAAGGGCAAGCAATAGGAACATTCTACTCGTACAAATTTACTGGTTTGAATCCGCTAGACGGGGGACCTTTATTTGACGACTGGGAAGATCGAAATTCAGAACTAATTGGGCTAAGTAAATATGAAACTTACACAAAAGTACTGACTCCCTCAGGAAAGCGCGAGCCGGATTTAACCGGAAGCCTCAGTAATACACTCAGCTACAAATCATGGAGACTGGGCGTATTGCTAAACTACAGCCTCGGAGCAAAAGTTAGATTATTCAAATTATACTCTCAATCGGCCGACGGTTCTTCTAGTGGAGGCATTTACCCGGAGTTCAATCTTAACAAAGATTTGCTCAACAGATGGAAAAAAACCGGAGACGAACGTTATACCAATATTCCTTCCATTATGAGCAACAACACACTAGGATATTATATTTACCAGAGACATTATTCCTCCGGAATTAATTACCCCGGTATCAAGCTGGCTGAGGATTCCTGGTCAATGTATGATTATTCGGATATACGAGTAGTGAGTGCAGATTATCTACAAGTGGCTAATATCAGCTTAACCTACGAATTGCCCGGCAAGCTATTAAAAGCAAACAAACTGCACAGAGTTGCACTTACTTTATCCGGATCAAATTTATACACTTTCTGTGCTAAAGCCCTAAAAGGACAAACGCCAACCCAATCAGGTTTTTCAAACATTCAGCTATCAGACACACCAATCTATACATTCGGAATTAATATTGAATTTTAAGCTCTAAACGAACAGAATATGAAATATACAAAATATCTGAGTATAATGGCGCTTGCATTATTTACAAGCTGCTCTAGCTTCCTTGAAGAATACTCACAAGAAACGGATTATGTCAACTCGTGGAAGGATCTGGATGAAACACTCTTAGGTGACTGTTACATGCCAATCAAGAAATCTAATACTGTTGCCAATACAGGAGATTATGAACATTTTATTCATTTTATGGGAGATGAATTAGAAGAGTGCGCCCAAGGAGCAAATGAGCTCAGTCTTGCTTACGATGGAAAGGAAAGAGTTTTCGGATACTTCACCTGGCAACAAAGGGTGGGACAAAACGATACGTATACCGGATTCAATGCTGAAAATGAAAGCTGGACTGAAATATATCGCCTTATCAATGTAGCGAATAATATAATCTATGCAGCAAAAAGTGTACCCCAAAAAACAGAAGCAGAACAAAATGGCGTACTAAAGGTGAATGGAGAAGCACATTTCTTAAGAGCTGCCTATTATTTTTGGCTAATCAATCTTTATGGAAATCCTTACTCCCCTTCTACCGCAAAAAATGATTTGGGAGTTCCGTTAAAGTTATCGGAAAAAGTAGAAGATAAAGTTTTTGGACGTAACACGGTGCAAGAAGTGTATGACCAGATCCTGGAAGATTTAAACCAAGCAGAGCAAGACTTATCGCAAATAAAAACTTCCACTTCAATCTATCGTGCTAATGCAACAACTGTCCAATTTCTTTTAAGTCGCGTCTACCTTTACATGCAAAATTGGGAAAAAGCAGCGGAATATGCGGATAAAGTGATTAAGGCACATCCCGAGATTCTATCCTTACACAGTGACCTAAGCAACGGCTTCCTATCAAAATCATCCGTCGAAACAATCTTTTCTATGGGAGGCAATTCTCTACCTTGCATGGTTAGCTATGAATACAAAGGATTTACAGTCTCAAAAAGTTTATATCAGGCTTATAGCGATGATGACTTACGCAAAACTAAATATTGGTGGTTATCAGGAGATTTTGTAGGCTATGCAAAAGTACCCCCATTAAACTTTTCAAATCAAGAAATGGATCCCGAATCTGCTACATATTACAACAATGTGTATAATCAAGGCTGGCTGTATCAATCTGCTGAAGTCTCTGACAAATTTCTATATCGCTCGGCAGAAGCCTACCTAATAAAAGCAGAAGCAGAAGCATATTTAGGTAATGACGCAAAAGCCCGGGAAGTCTTAAACGAATTACTAATAAACAGGTACAAAGCAGGAACAAATTATGAGGTAACTTCATCAAACAAAGAGCTAGTGAAAGTTATTCGCAATGAGCGCCGCAAGGAGTTGGCATTAGAGGGAACACGTTGGTTTGACTTACGACGTTACAACGTTTGCGAGAAATATCCGGAATCTTATCCGATTGTGCACAATTATTATTATTACGAATCGCGCAATTCCATGAATAAGACGGAATATCATACGTTTGTGCTAGAACCCAACGATAAAGCCTACACCTTACCTATTCCTCAGGAAGTTCTCGATTTCAACACAGGAATGAGCAATAATGAGCGTCCTTTTCGAAATTATACTGTAACAAAAACAAATTAAATTATTGATTATGAAAATATACAGACTAATCATCTTATATATCCCTGTTCTGTTACTCTTTGTGGCTTGCAACAGTGAAGATGAATTGACACCAAGCAATTTAAAAAACAACTATTTTGCTCCTGATGAGAACGCTACGGACGAGGAATCTATCCTAAGGAGGGATTTTTATAACACGGAGAAGTGTTACCTTCTTTTTAATGATACCTTACGTCACGAACCTATAGGCGTCACTCCAAATGGGAGCACGCAATATTTCACGGAAACAATCGATCCTGGATATATCATGACAGGAACCTCATCTTATCAATATAGCTATGCCTATTTGACAACAATAGACGAGAAGAGACAAGGTGCTAGTTTTATAAAAGATAAATTGTTGAACCACCTACCTACTA contains these protein-coding regions:
- a CDS encoding SusC/RagA family TonB-linked outer membrane protein, whose protein sequence is MKKKCLKKLCIKKKYRILTLLLLVFSSVTAQISEKLITIQQNEVSLIQAFDIIKSQTKVSVMYQDNMINKNIYLNLNIQNAPLKKALKEICDPAGLDFSFRDNYVLITVSKETIRSANKELARVKKTGNEMRYVHGKVLDSSGEALPGASIITTDKKQGIISDNNGCFSLQIPANENLTLNVSYLGMEELKISVKQGAADIQLKNIVMKEDNSMIDEVVVTGYQQIDRRNLTSSVTSVKMKDLMMPGISSLDKMLQGRIPDLIVTNSSSEINSVPKIRIRGTSTLIGNREPLWVVDGVIVNDPINLSADIMNDPDYINRIGNAISGLNPQDIERIDVLKDAAATALYGTRAANGIIVVTTKKGRIGKTIVAYNFNSSYRRHPRYTDHKINLMNSKERVEISRDLVNDHYKYPANMTIIGYEDAVSKFYNGSYTEEEFNSQVAKLETQNTDWFKLLTHDSFSSDHSVNVSGGTDKFRYYTSLGYTNNDDVINNNNNRRYTAATKLDFNLGERLQASLNINIYNEQKKYNQSTISPIDYAYNTSRVIPAYNDNSFYYYKKVTETSSGPMNFNILNELENSYMKQKMSGSTATLNLRYYVANWLNLSSILSYSSSNTNIEGYWGENTWYAAGLRGTEYGTLATDESRMPLGGELSENTVSSDSYTARVQANINKYFGTDGQHNLNIAIGTEASSNLYKGFSDTNRGYYLDRGKKFVKSIPTNYTAYYQWLAESMPTITDNKSNLLSAYMTASYSYKELFTINANTRYDGSNKFGSRSNEKLLPVWSTSGLLNLKEMTKLHADWLDAINLKASYGEQGNMIDNQTPVMTLKKGTLDSYYNEMISTVNTFANPDLKWEKTHSFNTGLETSLFNSRLMLSFEYYYKKTTDAFMNKPISDINGFTSYIVNSGNLINKGYNVSFTAIPIRSRDLNWMVSGSLSKVMNKIETAPGKDVYELSNFLDGTAVVKGQAIGTFYSYKFTGLNPLDGGPLFDDWEDRNSELIGLSKYETYTKVLTPSGKREPDLTGSLSNTLSYKSWRLGVLLNYSLGAKVRLFKLYSQSADGSSSGGIYPEFNLNKDLLNRWKKTGDERYTNIPSIMSNNTLGYYIYQRHYSSGINYPGIKLAEDSWSMYDYSDIRVVSADYLQVANISLTYELPGKLLKANKLHRVALTLSGSNLYTFCAKALKGQTPTQSGFSNIQLSDTPIYTFGINIEF
- a CDS encoding RagB/SusD family nutrient uptake outer membrane protein; this translates as MKYTKYLSIMALALFTSCSSFLEEYSQETDYVNSWKDLDETLLGDCYMPIKKSNTVANTGDYEHFIHFMGDELEECAQGANELSLAYDGKERVFGYFTWQQRVGQNDTYTGFNAENESWTEIYRLINVANNIIYAAKSVPQKTEAEQNGVLKVNGEAHFLRAAYYFWLINLYGNPYSPSTAKNDLGVPLKLSEKVEDKVFGRNTVQEVYDQILEDLNQAEQDLSQIKTSTSIYRANATTVQFLLSRVYLYMQNWEKAAEYADKVIKAHPEILSLHSDLSNGFLSKSSVETIFSMGGNSLPCMVSYEYKGFTVSKSLYQAYSDDDLRKTKYWWLSGDFVGYAKVPPLNFSNQEMDPESATYYNNVYNQGWLYQSAEVSDKFLYRSAEAYLIKAEAEAYLGNDAKAREVLNELLINRYKAGTNYEVTSSNKELVKVIRNERRKELALEGTRWFDLRRYNVCEKYPESYPIVHNYYYYESRNSMNKTEYHTFVLEPNDKAYTLPIPQEVLDFNTGMSNNERPFRNYTVTKTN